The DNA sequence CTCAAGTCACCTAGAGCTAAGAACTCAAGACACTTCAAATCCAAACTCCTAAAAATAATCCTAAATAAAAATGGAAATTGCCATTTACAGCGATACTATTGCAGGACTAGAGTCATATTATTCAGATCAATAGTGTAGACGGGAGAGTTTACAAAGATGAATAAAACGTTTTTGGCTATGATCGTCAGTGGATCTCTTGCACTAGGGAGTGTAGGGATTGCTGGACAATTCAATAATGAATTTCCGGTTGCAACATCGCCAATTGTTAAAGTTAATGAGCCAAACCCTAATGGTATTTCGCTGACTGAAAAAGACGCGTTGGAACTCGCTCAAAAGATCGCTAACTCAAGCTCAGCATTCAAAAAATCCATCGTTGCTGGCGGAAAATTCAAGATTGTGGTTCCGGATAAGGTGCTGATTGAAAAGTATAGGTTTACCCCATCTGAGATTCAACTTCTTCACTCGTTCGCAGATGGATCCGTGCGATCTGTTAACATCACACAAAGAAATGAAACGGCTACCGCTAATCGAGCGAGACTGTTCCATATTTCAAATTATGACCTCAAGACAGGCACCTTCGCTTTCCTTTCTACAGCTGCAGAAGGTGGACCAGCAGCAGTGGCTGCCGTTTGACCACTAGTTACTTCAATTGCAGGTCCTCTTGGAACGGTAGCTGGAATTGCTACAGCTGTCCTTGGAGGGTCATTCTTTACCAATGTCGCGCTTAGGGTAGTTGGGGCGATCCACCAAGGGAAAGGAATTACTTTCTATTCCCAATGGGGAATCCCTCCACTGCGTGTAGAGATCGAAGGACGATAACTTTTGCTCAGCAATCTCATTACCTTTTTAAAAGAAGGATTTCCGGAATTATTCTGGACGCATATGCTAGTGTTCTTTGCATATAACTTGACGTTCACGGATATATTTTCATTTCCGATTATTGCCGAAACCTTGATACTCATATGGCTTGGTGCATATATCATCAAAAAACAAATTGGCCATCAACCCATAGCTATCATTTACGCGGTCGTTTATATTACAAGTTCATTGGGAATCCTAATTATCAGAAATGATTCCACATCAAGAGCGGGACTTATCGCTCTTTGCTTCCTCTACCTCCTTGTACGTGATTATTCGGTTACAAAAAGTAAATGAACTTTGATAATTAACTGCCGGAACTGGTTAAGTCAGGGATAAATCACTACCGCACGTGTGCCGATCTGTGAGCGGGAAAGACCAAGCTAATCAGCTCATTTTAGCCGTAGCTCACCTCTTTATGCCGTCTGTCAAAGTTTGCTCAAACTTTATTTTCATCGCCCCTCTTCATGCTTGCGAAAAAGGAACGCATCAGCAAAAACAATTATTACCGCAACGATAGTGACAAGAGAATGCTTCCACCATATGTCAAACATACTTGACACTATTTCCTCTCGCATGTAAAGTCTGCTTTACATAAGGGAAAGGAATCAACTATGTCACAACCTCACATATCTATATGGGGATACACCAAACGTAAGCGACTGCCTGCACTGGTCATTGCTCTGCCGCTAGGCCTGTTAGTGGGAACAGTTGTTGGGATAATCTCGGCCTATTTACGTTCCGACACGGACCATGTATGGCTGTATGCCGCCATATTCTCGGCAATGACCGGCTTTCTGTTTACTGGGCTTATCTGGGTTCTCATCGTCGATCGCACAACCATTGCTGGCGCCATCGCAAAACCGGAAGCGAGCGTTGAAAACACCTGGCATGCTAGGGCCGTATCAGCTGGATTCTTCACTATGCTCATTGGTAGTGGCTGGGGCTCAGCAATCGCCGCTTTTTACCACCAAAACGCTATTAGCATCTGCTTTGTCATCTTCTTCATCCTTGGCGTGTGCGCCTACGTAATCAGTTATGTCATCAACCGCAAGCGAACACTACAATGAAGAATTCGCTCCCGAAGCTACGCAAAGAAAACGGCTGGTCCCAAGAATACCTAGCTCAACAACTAAGCGTGAGCCGTCAAACGATTATCTCTATCGAAAAAGGACACTTCGACCCATCACTTCCACTTGCTTTCGATATTGCTCGTGTATTCAATCAAAGGATTGAGGACATCTTTTCCCCTGAGTCATAGGCTAATTCTTTTGGCTTGTTTGCCTCAGATCCTTATGATGAATACATTGTATTCATCATAAGGATCTGAGGAGTACCTATGCCCACAATGACGCTACGTATGAATGACAGCGATGCCGAACTGATCCGGAAATTTGCCAAATTTGAAGGATTAACAATATCCGATTTTGCCCGCCAAGCAATTCTGGAAAAAATTGAAGATTCCTATGATCTCGACGAATTACATCATGCTCTTGCTCATGACACTGGCGAGCGCTTTACTATCGACGAGGTTTTAGAAGAACTTTCCTGGAGATGAGTACCTCGCCACATACGTATCGAGTATTTCTCACTACACGAGCACGTAAACAGCTTAAAAAGATGGATCGCTTCGATGCAAAAATACTCGCAACATGGATAAAGAACCACCTTGAAGGATGTAGCGATCCACGTGCTTTCGGCAAAGGGCTGACAGCTAATAGATCTGGAGAATGGCGCTATCGCGTCGGCTCGTACCGCATATTGGCATTCATTGAAGACACAACGATTACAATTGAAATCTTTTCGATAGGCCGATGCGATTCAATCTATTCAAACTAAAATGCAATAGCTCCTTAGAGCATCCGCGCGAACGTATTGTAGATACTCATATCGTCGTCAAGCTCCGGATGGAAGGTCGCACCAATTTGGTTGCGATAGGTAACTGCCACCGGAGCACCATCTGGCAATGCCGCCAGTACGTCAACACCGTCACCCAGCTCAGCAATATGTGGGGCTCGAATGAACGTCATCGGGATCTGGGCCGGATCCTCGCCGGCAACACTAGGTTCTCCCTCGAAGAACTGCCCGTCAGCGATATGGAAACTGCCGAGCTGGCGGCCATAGGCGTTGCGCACCACCGTCACCGGCATCGTGGCAAACCCAGCAACCGCAACATGGGACGACGTCGGTGCCGCATGCTCTACCCCGGCAACTGGACCGTTGGCAACTTGCTGGGCTAAAAGAATTAGCCCAGCACAGGTACCAAACACTGGCAAACCATCGGCCAACTTCTGCATAAGCGGATCGAACATGTCGAGTTCGCGCAAAAGTTTACTTTGTACTGTGCTCTCGCCACCTGGCAAGACCAGCCCGTCAAGATCGCGGCGAGCATCGTCTCCGTTACGCAATTCCACAGCCGTTATTCCAAGCTGCTCTAAACGCCGGCGATGCTCAATAAATGCACCTTGGACAGCTAGTACACCAACAGTTTTTGCCATTATTTTCTGGATTCCTTCAATGTCACTTGCCGCGCTCAGCCATGAGCAGATCAATTTCAGATTCGTTGATGCCAACCATGGCTTCACCCAAATCTTCTGACAGCTCAGCAATCAGCTTGGCATCTTCGAAATTGGTCACTGACTTAACAATCGCCTGCGCGCGCTTAGCCGGATCGCCCGACTTGAAGATACCCGAACCGACGAACACGCCTTCAGCGCCGAGCTGCATCATCAATGCCGCATCAGCCGGCGTCGCTACACCGCCAGCAGCAAAATTCACGACCGGCAACTTGCCATTCTCATGCACGTAACGCAAAAGCTCTACCGGGACTGCCAGTTGCTTAGCCTCTTCAAACAGTTCATCGGCGCGCAAGCTCTGAACCTTACGCATCTGGGACTGAATCAGGCGCATATGGGTAACCGCCTGTACCACATCACCAGTTCCTGGCTCGCCCTTGGTACGAATCATCGAGGCACCTTCAGCGATACGGCGAAGCGCTTCGCCAAGATCCTTCGCACCACACACAAACGGCACATCAAAATCAGTCTTATTAATATGGAAAACATTATCTGCTGGGGAGAGTACTTCGGACTCGTCAATATAGTCAATCTCGAGCGCCTGTAAAATCTGGGCTTCAACAAAGTGTCCGATACGAACCTTTGCCATGACTGGAATGGACACTGCGTTCTGGATTTCTTTAATCAAGCGTGGGTCACTCATCCGTGAAACGCCACCTGCTGCACGAATATCTGCTGGGATGCGTTCGAGAGCCATCACCGCACTAGCGCCTGCTTCTTCGGCAATCCGTGCCTGCTCAGCGTTTGTGACGTCCATAATAACGCCACCTTTAAGCATCTGCGCAAGTTGTTTATTCAATTCGAAGCGAGAATTCTCAGTCATACCCGTACCTTTAAAGTTCTAAATTTCTGAAGTTTTACCGGCTTGTACCGTAAACTATTCATGCAATACTATACGCGAGGTAATCCTACTTCACGATCGAAGTCCGTTATCAGCGTAGCCAAAACTATGAACACTGAGGCGATCTATTTCACACTGTAAGACGTCCAGCATTTTTTGTCTCAACCAGCGATAATTATTTTATGAATAACCTTGTTTTGCAGTCAGATTTTGGTCTCGACGACGGCGCAGTCAGCGCAATGTATGGCGTTGCCGTTGGAACTAGTCCCAAACTTCACATCTATAATCTCACCCATAACATTCCACCATACGATATTTGGGAAGGTTCTTATCGTTTAGCACAAACTATCGATTACTGGCCAGAAGGAACCGTTTTCGTCTCCGTCGTCGATCCTGGAGTTGGCTCAGACCGTCTCTCCGTCGTCGCCAAAACCAAAACCGGCCATTACATCGTGACGCCAAACAACGGAACCCTCACGCACGTTAATGCTATTTTTGGCATCACAGATATTCGCACGATCGACGAAACCATCAACCGCCGTGCCGGATCAGAAGCCTCATACACCTTCCACGGCCGTGATATTTACGCTTTTACCGGTGCCCGGTTAGCCGCTGGCATTATTTCATTTGACGACGTCGGACCACGCGTCCCACTCGATGCTCTCGTTACTCTCGATTACGAAGAACCTACATTTGTTGACGGCGAGATCCGGGGAATCATTGAAGCCCATGATGTCCGTTACGGATCGCTATGGACATCCATTCCACGTACTCTCTTCCTCGATATGGCTGATGGGTTTAACCAACGGTTCCGTTTACGTGTTTTCAATCAGGGACGCCAAGTGCACTCCAACCACATGCTCTATGTGCCATCATTTGCTTCAGTTGAGGTCGGCGATTCACTACTTTACGTTAACTCACTCGATCGTATGGCCATCGCTATTAATCGTGGCTCCTACGCTCACGCATTCAACATCGGTACCGGTACATCTTGGCAGGTATCACTAGCCCATTACGAGCTATAAGGGACACGAAAGGATAAATAATGTCTAAGAAAATGTCACCAGTCGTACAAGTCGTTGCTATCGGCATCGGCGCAGCATTATTCTTCGTCTTGGGCCGCTTCGCCGCAATCCCAACCCCAATTCCAAATGTCGCCATCGCACTCCAATATGCAGTTCTAGCCGTTTTTGCTGTACTGTTTGGACCAGTTCCAGGTGCCCTCATCGGCGGAATTGGTCACGTTCTTATCGATGCCACTGGATATGGCATTTGGGCATCATGGGAAGTTGCCTCCGCAGTTGTCGGCCTCATCATCGGAATTACAATGCTTGGCAACAAAGTCAATGAAGGACTCTTCCACACCAAAACTATTGTTCGATTCAATGTCGGCGTCGTTATAGCAAACGCCATCGCATGGGCTTTAGTCGCTCCGCTGGGAGATATTCTTATCTACTCCGAACCAACAAACAAGGTATTCATTCAAGGCGCCACTGCCTTCATTTCCAATTCGATTACCACCGGCGTTGTTGGCACACTTATTTTGATCGCCTACGCAAAGACGCGCACCCAAAGCGGTACACTGTCCACCGAGGCGTAAGAAAGACAATAAATGACTCCTCCGATCCAACCGATTATCTCTCTTCGTGACGTTACGTTTCAGTATCGAGCACAATCGGCATCTACCTTGCACAATATTAATCTCGACATATTTCCTGGTGAAAAAGTTGCGATCGTTGGTGCATCTGGATCGGGGAAGTCTACTCTTATCCGGTTAATCAACGGACTAGTCCCACACTACTTCTCTGGCACTGTTACTGGTGATATTACTGTTGCTGGCCTTGATCCACAAGCCGTTCGATTAGTCGACATTTCGGCACATGTCGGTACCGTACTCCAAGATACATCAGGGCAATTCGTTGGCTTAACAGTAGCTGACGATATCGCTTTCTCCCTAGAAAACCAACAAGTTCCCACTCGAGAAATGCCTGCTCGCGTCGCTCAAACAGCACGCATCGTTGGGATGGAGGATTTCCTTACCCACGCACCCCAAGAATTATCTGGTGGACAAAAACAGCGCGTTGCTATGGCTGGGGTTCTTGTTGATAACGTCGATATTCTTTTATTTGACGAACCTTTAGCTATGCTCGATCCGGCTTCCGGGCGTACCAGCATTGAACTGATCGATGAACTCCACACTGTTCACAACAAAACCATTCTCATCGTCGAGCATCGCCTTGAAGACGTTCTTCACCGCCCCGTTGACCGAATCGTTTTGATGGATGGCGGAAAGATTATTGCTATTCAAACTCCTGATGAGCTCCTCTCCACTTCACTGCTCGAAGATCATGGCATTCGCCCACCGCTACACGTTTCCGCACTAAAATATGCTGGCGTTAATATCACTGCCGATATGCGGCCAGCAAATCCACACTCACTCCGGTTATCACCTGACGACATAACAACTGTTCAAGCGTGGGCTGACGCTCATGGGACTCATCCCCAGCCAGCTACACCACAAAAAACACCTGCTATTTCTTTAGAAGATATTTCTGTCTCATACTCCGGCGATAACGGTCCGCAACGTATTTTGTCACATGTGTCAACCACAATAAACAGTGGTTCAATGATTGCTATCGTTGGGTCCAACGGTGCCGGAAAATCAACGCTCGCTAAGGCTATCTGTGGTTTTCTCCCAACTGATACCGGCGATATTAAAATTCACGGCACTTCTGTTGCCAGCTGGTCAATCGCGGAACATGGCCAGCATGTAGGTTTCGTGCTTCAAGAACCAGCTCAAATGCTGTCTCGACCAACTATTATCGAAGAGATTGAACTTGGTATGCGAGCCCGCGGTATTGCAGATGATGAATGCACCGCACGCCGTGATGACGTGCTGAAAATATGTGGTCTATGGCCATTCCGAAACTGGCCTATTTCAGCTCTGAGCCACGGGCAAAAGAAACGCGTAACAATTGCCGCTATTCTCGTTCTGCAACCAGACATCTTGATCCTCGACGAGCCAACTGCGGGACAAGATTTCGCCCACTATACCGAATTTATGGATTTCCTTGCTCAGATCAACGAGACTGGCACTACCGTTGTTCTGATCACCCACGATATGCACCTTGCTTTGGAATATACTTCCCGTGTTTTGGCTATGTCCAATGGCCAAATTATTGCCGACGACGCCCCGGCTAACGTCTTAACAAATGCTAACGTGACATTCGATGCTGATATTGTCACAACCGGCCTATACGAACTTGCCCGTCTGGTTAACTACTTAGACACCTCTGCTTTCGTACAAGCTTTTGTTAATGTTGATCGCCAAGTCCGTAAACAAGCCGCTTTCCAGCGTTTGACTGGCACAGAATCAGGAGAAAAATCGCGTGGCTAAAGCAGTCCTTGGCTATATTGATCGTCCCAGCCCACTCCATCGCCTTACTGGCACCGCAAAACTCGTTCTAGTTATCAGTCTTGTGGTGGCAGCGATGCTCACCTTTGATGCCCGTCTATTACTCGGACTATCTTTCCTATCGATAGTGTTATGGACTATGTCTCGAGTACGGCTAAGCGATTTGAAAGTTGTTCTCATTATTATTGTTACATTTATGATGCTGAATAACCTTCTTATCTACATCTTTTCACCGAGTTATGGTGTTTCTCTTTTCAGTACCGAACATATTATTCTCGCTGGCCCGGGACGATGGGTTTTGACCTGGGAGCAACTCTTTTACCAGTCCTTAGTGACACTAAAGTATTTCGCAGTTCTGCCTGGCGTATTACTGTTTATTGCAACCACGCCACCACCTGAATTTGCCGCCTCACTGAATTCCCTCGGTGTTCCCTACCGCTATGCCTATTCGGTATCCCTCGCTTTACGATATATTCCAGATGTCCAACGCGATTACGGAACAATATCTACTGCCCAACAAGCACGCGGTCTTGATGCTTCGAGAAAAGCCCCCTTACGTGTGAGAACCAAGAATCTACTCGCTGTTCTTATGCCTTTACTCTTCGGATCGCTAGACCGGATCGAAACAACTTCGGCAGCAATGGAATTGCGTGGTTTTGGCAGCCTCAAGAAACGCACCTGGTGGGCGTATCGCTCCCTACAGCTGGCAGATTGGCTTATTATCCTTGCGTCACTGGCTATTGTTGGTCTTGCTATCTGGCTCCAGTTCGTCAACGGCGGAAGGTTTTGGAATCCCTTCATCTGATATGCACATCAGATAAGATGGTTCATATGTTGTGGCTATGGGCTGGCAACACATGCTGATTGGGAGTATCTATGAGCACCATTGATCTTACAGCTATACAAAACTATACATATGCGATATACAACTCGGATCGATCTGGCCACGGGTTAGACCATATTAACCGTGTTGTCAGCTTGTGTCAGCGTATTATTGCTGACACTAAAGCAGAAGGCATGAATCCACGGGTCATTCTTATTGCTGCTTACGTCCATGATGTTATTGATCCCAAAGTTGTTGCAGATCCGGTACAGGCCCGTAATGACCTGGAAAAGTTTTTACATACTCAAGCATTAACTGGCGCAGAAATAACGGAAATTCTCCATATTATTAGCAACATGTCGTTTTCAAAAAACCTCATCACCCACCAGCCACTTTCCATTAATGGACAAATCGTCCAGGATGCTGACCGGCTCGATGCTATCGGCGCTATCGGTATTGGTCGTGCTTTCTATTACGGCGGGAAATTCGGTGATGATCTATATGATCCAGCGCGCGCTCCACGCGATTTCACCAACGAAAATGACTATCGAGAACACTCCACGGTAATCAATCACTTCCACGAAAAGCTATTCAAACTAACCGATTCACTCAACACTCAAGCTGCCAAAAGAATCGGAGAGTTACGGAATAAGCGAATGTGCGTATTCGTCGAACAGTTTATTGCGGAATGGAATGGAGAGCCGTAGACATTCGGCTAATATTTAGCCCTCGTGGCGAAAGAACATAAACAATTGCGAAAACAATTCCATGTACCAACACCACAGTTGCACCAGAGGCCATGTTGAACCAATACGAGGAGTAAATACCGATAGTCACACTCAGCGCAGACATTAACGGCGCAATCCACAACATACGATCAAATGATTCAGTCATGAGAAATGCAATTGCGCCGGGAATAATCAATAACGCTACGATCAAAATAGCGCCTACTGCCTGCATCGCAACCACAACAGTCATCGCCAAACATGTTAAAAGCAAAGCCGATAACCGTTTTGTTGATAATCCAATCGCGCTTGCATGTACCGGATCAAACGCAAACAATGTTAAATCTTTACGTTTAGCGATGACGATAATAGCGGCAAGCGGAGCCAAAATGACTACCTGGAGTAGATCAGCCTGAGTAATACCCAATAAGTCACCGAAAATAACATGGTGCAAATTAATATGGCTAGGGAAAACCGATATCAAAACAAGGCCCAGTGCGAGCATCGTCGTAAAAACAACACCCATCACCGTATCTTCTTTAAGCCCAGATCCATTACGAATCACGCCTATCATTGCCACACATATCAGTGCGGCGATAAACGCACCGATTGAAAACGGCGCACCAAAAATATATGCCAGCACAATCCCCGGTACCACGGCATGCGAAAGCGCATCTCCCATCAGCGACCACCCTACAAGGACCAGCCAGCACGATAACAAAGCGCACACGCTTGCCGCGAGAATCGTCACTGCAAAGCCTCGAAGCATAAATGTATGCGTCCACATTTCAATGAACGTGTCATAAAACCACAGCCAGCTCATTTCGTTTCTCCCTTATCCGCATAGTATCCAGCAGGTGCCGTAAACGCCCGGGATAAATTATTTGAACTTAGCGTTTCTCGTGGATCTCCACGTCCCACAATCTGACGGTTAAGTAGTACCACTTCATCAGCAAACTCTGGGATAGTTGATAGATCATGAGTAGAAACTAATAGCGTTGTTCCCTTGTCAGCCAGACTCCGGAGTAATTCGGTGATGACCGAGGCAGATGTATAGTCAACACCAGCAAACGGCTCATCGAGAAGCATAAGTTCTGCGCCCTGCGCTACGGCACGAGCAACAAATACTCGTTTACGCTGTCCGCCAGACAGGGCACCGATCGGACGCTGTTCTATACCAGTCAGACCGACAACATCAAGCGCATCGGCAACGGCCTGACGATCCACATCTGTCGGTTTACGCCGAGCCCCCATAAGGCCGTAACGCCCCATCATCACAACGTCATAAACGGAAAGGGGGAAACGCGTATCAATTTCTTCATTTTGCGGAACATAACCCACTTTTCCAGATTTACGCGCCGAAAGCGAGGACGTCTGAGAAATAATAATCTCTCCTTGTTGATAATTAACGAGCCCCATAATGGACTTAAAAAATGTAGATTTTCCTGACCCATTCATTCCAACGATGGCGCAAATTCTTCCCTGACCAATACAGAAATCGACGCCGGTTAGTGCTTGGACATCGCCATATGAGACATGCAGGTCACGCACGTCTAGTACTGATGCTTGTGGATCCACTTCTATCCTCACCAACGGTCTTTTATCCAGCTCGCCGCTGGACACTTATCTCAGTTTAGCGCACAAAAGGTTGTAGTTTCTCTATGACTTATTCAACTCTTTGCCGCACCGAACTTTGACCATTTACGCTTACAAAATCGCCAATTTCCTAGCGAAAAAATCGATGGCCGCAACGTGATTTCTAAGATTTTCACGCTCCGGCCATCGATGTAATTAGATGTCTATCACATGTCTGTTTTTACTTCGACTTTCCAGTCAAACCCTTGGTGATAGTCTCTGCATCATAGCGCAGAAGGTCAAGGTAAGTTGGCACATCACCGTCAGCTTCGGAAAGTGAATCAACGTAGAGGATGCCACCGAATGGAGTTCCTGTTGCTTCTACAACTGGCTGCATCTTGTTATCGATAGTCGACTCACAGAAAACGGCTGGAATCTGGGAATCCTTGACAAAGTTCTCTACATCAGACATACGCTGTGGAGTCAATGCGCCTTCAGCATTCACACCCCAGAGATACTTTTCAGTAAGCTTCATATCGCGTGCTAGGTAAGAGAAAGCACCTTCACATGTCACAAGTGCCCGATGCTCCGGCGCAATCGAGGCGAGCTCGGTTTCCATCTTTTCCTTCACACTAGCGATTTCTTTCTTATACTTTTCGCCATTGGCCTTGTAGAAATCAGCATTGTTCTTATCGATAGACGATACCGCCTTGACGATATTATCGACGTAGACTTGACCTGCATCTGGCGACATCCATGCGTGTGGGTTTGGCTTGCCTTCGTAATCACCTTCGGCGATCGCAATTGGCTCAACACCTTCAGACAAGTCAAAATGTGGCGCCTTGACATCAGCAACGAAACGCTCGAACCAACGTTCTAGTCCAAGACCGTTATTGAGAATAACGTTCGCCCCCTCTGCCTTCTTAATGTCAGCCGGTGTTGGCTGATAATCGTGAATTTCAGCATCCGGTTCAGTGATAGACAGAACCGTCATCTTATCGCCAACAACTTGTTTCGCCATGTCAGCAATAACAGTGAAGGTTGTTAGCACAACCGGCTTGTCACCGGTCTGAGAATCACTGGTTGAGTCCATTGCCTTGGAACCCATCGCTGGCTTTTCTGAAGATGAGCACCCGGTGAGAGCGAGAGCGCAACTCGCTACGAGCGCTGGGATAATGCGCGTGATCTTTTTGATATTCATACTCATTATCTTAAGTACGCTTAGGCCACCCTCACAAGTTCGCCATGGCGAACTTTGTGTCTGACTCATCACGTAACACAATCCCCTCAAGCCACTTAACAACAAAACGAGATTAATGATCTATAGAATGGGAGTTACCTTATTCCCTACCTCAACACAGCAAAGCCTAGCACCATGAGTCCTTCACAGCATTATCCAATCCCTACCCAAGTACCAATCTATTCTTCACGCGAGATCGAAGTTCCAGCAGCCACCCGCCGCTCTCTCAGCCAAATCATCGGTGGTATCATCTTCATCTTCGCTCTCTTGTGCGCCGCGTGGCTGATCATCTTAATCGCTTTGCGCATCACACAAGGCTCATGGCTTTTTAACCTCGCTGTTTTCTGGGCGGTTTTAACCTATTTAGTTCTCCCCCGCCTCCATCAAATTTTTACTTATCTTTATGTGCCCGACTATTTCATCGGCCGCACCCGAACAACCGATGGCGTGTTGGGCGATCCAATCAACCTAGCTTTTGACGGCGATGCCAATGACATTCGTAGCGCAATGCAACATGCGGGATGGATTGAAGCTGACCCCATTACTGTACGCTCCAGTATCGGCATTGTGATGTCTACTTTGCGCCGCCGCCCATATCCCTCTGCCCCAGTTTCCACTTTGAAGCTTTTTGGCCGCAAACAGACATTCGCTTTCCAACAGGAAGTTGGCGGAAATGCTGCCAAGCGCCACCATATTCGCTTTTGGCATGTCCCGGATGGCTGGCTATTACCCGGCGGACAAAAAGTCGGCTGGTTAGCTGCCGCAACTTACGATCGATCAGTTGGTTTAAACGTCTTCACCTTGCAAGTTACCCATAAAATCGATGCTGACATTGACGCGGAACGCGACTATGTCATTAACACCTTGCGTTATGCCGATCCCGAAAACAAAGTTCGTGTCATTGAAAATTTCTCTACCGCTTACCAAGCCTGGAACGGTGGCGGGGATTTGGTGGAAACTGATGGGCATCTCCCCGTCGTCGACGTTACCGGGTCAATCAACCGCACACACTACCAGCTCCCGCAAAGTCAACACCACTCTCATGCCATCCCACCTATCCCATTAGCTTTTTCCACAATTTTAGTTGCCATACTATTTTTGTCGACCATTAATTCTGTTCTTAATGCGCAGGCTTACGCCTGGTTCAATTTTGCGATATCAATTGCCTTATTCATTGCCCTCGTTTTTACTTTTTTACGACGACGATGGGCATGGTTTATTCTCATGGGACATTCTGCGATACTGGCTTTTAGTCTTTTACTTGCTACATCTTATGCACCACATGGAAATGAAGAACCACTCACCATCATCGCATTAACTGTTTTGGTACTCGTGACTATTTCGGATGAGAAAGTTCGACTATGGGTCAGCGAAAAAGAGGCCACCGAAAGAAATGAATTCGCTGCGCATCCACAATAGACATTCCCATCACCTCATGTTATTGTATTAGTGTATTAATACAGCAACACAGAGGTGAATATGTCAGTCGACGACTCTCGCCCCATCTGGATCCAACTGGTTGACACCTTCAGCCACAACATCGTGACTGAAAAATGGCCGGCAGGATCAAAGATTCCCAGCGTCCGCGAGCTAGCACTGGACGCCGGAGTCAACCCCAACACAATCCAACGCGCACTCGCCCAACTCGATAACGAAGGCCTCACCACCACTGAGCGCACACAAGGTCGCTTCGTGACAACCGATCTGCAAACGATCGCCCACAAACGATCCGAGTTAGCCGGTCAAGCAACCAGCCAACATGTGACAA is a window from the Arcanobacterium buesumense genome containing:
- a CDS encoding ECF-type riboflavin transporter substrate-binding protein is translated as MSKKMSPVVQVVAIGIGAALFFVLGRFAAIPTPIPNVAIALQYAVLAVFAVLFGPVPGALIGGIGHVLIDATGYGIWASWEVASAVVGLIIGITMLGNKVNEGLFHTKTIVRFNVGVVIANAIAWALVAPLGDILIYSEPTNKVFIQGATAFISNSITTGVVGTLILIAYAKTRTQSGTLSTEA
- the pdxT gene encoding pyridoxal 5'-phosphate synthase glutaminase subunit PdxT, with amino-acid sequence MAKTVGVLAVQGAFIEHRRRLEQLGITAVELRNGDDARRDLDGLVLPGGESTVQSKLLRELDMFDPLMQKLADGLPVFGTCAGLILLAQQVANGPVAGVEHAAPTSSHVAVAGFATMPVTVVRNAYGRQLGSFHIADGQFFEGEPSVAGEDPAQIPMTFIRAPHIAELGDGVDVLAALPDGAPVAVTYRNQIGATFHPELDDDMSIYNTFARML
- the relB gene encoding type II toxin-antitoxin system RelB family antitoxin, which codes for MTLRMNDSDAELIRKFAKFEGLTISDFARQAILEKIEDSYDLDELHHALAHDTGERFTIDEVLEELSWR
- the pdxS gene encoding pyridoxal 5'-phosphate synthase lyase subunit PdxS, translating into MTENSRFELNKQLAQMLKGGVIMDVTNAEQARIAEEAGASAVMALERIPADIRAAGGVSRMSDPRLIKEIQNAVSIPVMAKVRIGHFVEAQILQALEIDYIDESEVLSPADNVFHINKTDFDVPFVCGAKDLGEALRRIAEGASMIRTKGEPGTGDVVQAVTHMRLIQSQMRKVQSLRADELFEEAKQLAVPVELLRYVHENGKLPVVNFAAGGVATPADAALMMQLGAEGVFVGSGIFKSGDPAKRAQAIVKSVTNFEDAKLIAELSEDLGEAMVGINESEIDLLMAERGK
- a CDS encoding SAM hydrolase/SAM-dependent halogenase family protein: MNNLVLQSDFGLDDGAVSAMYGVAVGTSPKLHIYNLTHNIPPYDIWEGSYRLAQTIDYWPEGTVFVSVVDPGVGSDRLSVVAKTKTGHYIVTPNNGTLTHVNAIFGITDIRTIDETINRRAGSEASYTFHGRDIYAFTGARLAAGIISFDDVGPRVPLDALVTLDYEEPTFVDGEIRGIIEAHDVRYGSLWTSIPRTLFLDMADGFNQRFRLRVFNQGRQVHSNHMLYVPSFASVEVGDSLLYVNSLDRMAIAINRGSYAHAFNIGTGTSWQVSLAHYEL
- a CDS encoding helix-turn-helix transcriptional regulator; translation: MKNSLPKLRKENGWSQEYLAQQLSVSRQTIISIEKGHFDPSLPLAFDIARVFNQRIEDIFSPES
- a CDS encoding type II toxin-antitoxin system RelE family toxin translates to MSTSPHTYRVFLTTRARKQLKKMDRFDAKILATWIKNHLEGCSDPRAFGKGLTANRSGEWRYRVGSYRILAFIEDTTITIEIFSIGRCDSIYSN